The Gossypium arboreum isolate Shixiya-1 chromosome 6, ASM2569848v2, whole genome shotgun sequence DNA window TAGTTAGAACTTGTTAGGTGAGTTGCTTTTTTCCTTCTTGGGCATATATTTAGCATTTTATGATAGAGGATTACATGTATTAAGCTATTGGATTTTAAAGTAGCTACTTCAAGTTATCCATGGTCCTCTTTTTGCAGAAAATTTGGATATCCAGCTGTCGAGTAGTTCTTTACTGAGTTTTTCTAATTTTGCACTGCATGTCAACAAATAGTATACTTAACAGAGAAGGTGCAGGAAAATATTAATTTAGTCCCTGTTCTTAACCAGAGTCGTACTACTTTCCTTTAAATTCTAATGATGCATTGACTGAGCTGGTATTTTATGCCAGTGCCGCCAAGCATAAATTTCTAAGTTTCTTTTTAGTCACATCTGTTGCTCAATTATATGGGTGTGCATGAATACTTTGTGCGTGATCTTTTTGATGATGAAAATTTGTTTATTATGTTGCAGATTGGCTCAAAGGATTGTACGGGGAGATGTTCCTGAACCGCTGTTAAACcgaaaggtaagattataaacaaagAAGTTATCCATTTGAAATAGATACAAACATTTGAATATGGGTAGACATTTGCCCCTCTTGGATGAGCATGATGAACAAATAGTTGTAGAAAGAAACTTAACTGGCAGTTTTGTTGACTATCTAGTCGGAAGGGGTCAATCTTAATGTTCATCTAACGTTGACATTATTTCCTTGTTTTCTTCAGTTGATCTCCCTAGACATGGGTTCCTTGTTGGCTGGTGCCAAGTTTCGTGGAGATTTTGAGGAAAGGTTGAAAGCTGTGCTGAAGGAAGTTACTGCTTCAAATGGCCAGATTATTTTATTCATTGATGAGATACACACGGTTGTTGGTGCAGGTTTGTGCCTTGCTTTTATTGCTTAAAATATGTGATTTTTTTTCTTGAACATTTATCACTGTTTCCTTTCAGAATTCATGTGTGCTAATGCACTATTAGAACTAATACTGTAGCCCCCTGCTAGTTTTTATATTCATTTGAACAGGTTTGGTTTCTAATTCTAAAGAAGTTATGGTTTATTATGGATACTAATGTGCTAAAGATGGTTTTTCGTAATTTGTTTAGGGGCTACTGGTGGCGCAATGGATGCTGGGAATTTGTTAAAGCCAATGCTGGGGAGAGGTGAGCTGCGATGCATAGGAGCTACTACATTGGATGAGTACAGGAAATACATTGAGAAGGATCCTGCACTTGAGCGCAGATTTCAACAAGTGTTTTGTGGTCAGCCATCTGTTGAAGATACAGTATCAATTCTTCGAGGCTTGCGTGAACGCTATGAGCTACATCACGGTGTTAAAATATCTGACAGTGCTCTTGTTTCAGCGGCAGTTCTTGCTGACCGCTATATAACAGAACGTTTTCTGCCTGACAAAGGTAAAGCAGTGAGCAAAATGGGAAATTCTATAACTGCTGCATGGATTGATTTATGTTGATTATCTATCAACCTTAAATATTTTGGGCAAATGAGCTTCTTAACAgctctaattatttatttattttttttagccATTGATCTTGTTGATGAAGCTGCTGCAAAACTTAAGATGGAGATCACTTCTAAGCCCACAGAGTTGGATGAGATAGATAGAGCTGTTCTGAAGTTGGAGATGGAGAAGCTATCCCTTAAAAATGACACTGATAAAGCATCCAAAGAAAGGTTAAGCAAGCTGGAAAATGATTTGAACTCACTGAAACAGAAACAGAAAGAATTAACTGAACAGTGGGATCATGAGAAGGCTCTTATGACTAGAATCCGATCAGTGAAAGAAGAGGTAATTTTCATTTGTTCTCATTTCTGCTCTGTTAAATAACCTTCATATTGTTTTCTTAATCTCTGATTGCCCTTGTTTTATGTTTATAGATTGATAGAGTTAATCAAGAAATGGAAGCTGCTGAACGTGAGTATGATCTAAGTCGTGCTGCCGAGCTTAAATATGGAACTTTAATGTCTCTTCAACGCCAGTTAGAAGAGGCTGAAAAGAATCTTGCTGAGTTTCAAAAGTCTGGGAAGTCTTTGCTCCGTGAAGAGGTTACTGATCttgatattgctgaaattgttagCAAATGGACCGGCATACCTTTATCAAACCTTCAACAGTCAGAAAGGGACAAGCTAGTCTTGCTGGAAAAGGAACTTCATAAGAGAGTGATTGGTCAAGATATTGCAGTAAAATCGGTAGCCGATGCAATCAGACGCTCGAGGGCAGGATTATCTGACCCAAATCGTCCAATAGCTAGTTTCATGTTCATGGGCCCCACTGGTGTTGGGAAAACTGAGCTTGCAAAGGCTCTAGCTGGTTTCCTTTTCAATACAGAAAATGCTCTGGTCAGAATTGATATGAGTGAGTACATGGAAAAGCATGCAGTTTCACGCTTGGTTGGGGCACCACCGGGCTATGTTGGTTATGAAGAGGGCGGACAACTCACTGAAGTTGTTCGTAGGCGGCCCTATTCTGTAGttctttttgatgaaattgagaaagCTCATCATGACGTATTCAATATTTTGCTACAGCTATTGGATGATGGAAGGATAACTGACTCTCAGGGAAGGACTGTTAGTTTTACAAATTGTGTAGTAATAATGACTTCAAATATCGGCTCTCACTACATTTTGGAAACTCTCCAGTCTACATATGACAGCAAGGATGCTGTTTACAATGTGATGAAAAAACAGGTGGTTGAGTTGGCAAGACAGACTTTCCGCCCGGAGTTCATGAACCGGATTGATGAGTATATTGTTTTCCAGCCTCTTGACTCCAAAGAAATCAGTAAAATAGTTGAGTTACAGGTGATTAATCTTTGCAACCTTTCCTCGGTCTTTGATATTTGCCTCCTCCAATTTTTTTTCTTCATGAGGGATATGCTTAGACTAAAATATTACTATATTAGTAATTAACTTTGACCTAGTATCATTGGAACTTGGAAGCCTCGGAATAGAAAATAGTGAATACTAGATAAGATCTTTACTTTAGGTTCTTTTCAAATTAGGGGGAGCAGTTGATCTGGTTAACTTTTTTTGACTTAACTGATCAACATTATATTTTAACTGATCTAACTGAACCGACTTTACGTGCATATCAATCAGAGCTTGCCCCAAAAGCACTTGCTAGAAAAATTCTCGAAGAGGAGGGAAGTTAATATCAATGAATTGGTTATACtgttattgtatgttatttactCAAGGTAGATACAGTTAAGGATTAAAGAGGTTTATTATCTCCCTTGTTTCCAGATGGTGCGGTTAAAAGATAGACTGCGACAGAAGAAAATCTATCTGCGCTACACAAAGGAAGCTGTTGAACTTCTGGGGACACTGGGATTTGACCCTAACTTTGGAGCAAGGCCAGTTAAGAGGGTGATACAACAATTAGTGGAGAACGAAGTTGCAATGGGAGTGATGAGAGGAGATTTCAAGGAGGAAGACTCGATCATTGTTGATGTGGAGTCCTTGCCGTCGGTGAAGGACCTTCCCCCCCAAGATAAGTTATGCATTAAGAAATTGGAGAGCAGTTCTCCATTAGATGTTATGGTTGCAAATGATTAGCGCTGCCTTTAGGAGATGTTTATCATTCGTACATATACAAGCAGTTCTAGGTTAAATAATGTTATACTTGATTTGAGTTCCTTTCCACATTTCAAAGTCAAAACAAAGATATTGTGATGAATCAGGGGTACTCGAACGCTTTTTCATAGCATTCcactttatttatatataaaaaaaccttatagtttctcatatatatatatatatatattcatgtatatttcatttttaaaattttggatcaTTTTGAAGTCTTTTCGGGTTCAAAATAGTTTTGGGTTATTATGATTTctgattttaatttggatgacTGATTTGGGTTCTAGTGATTTTAGGTTTGAATTATTTCATATTCGAGTTAGTTTTGTGTTTAGGTCATTTTAAAGCAAGTCGATTTGGGTTTGGGGTTTGTCAATTTTATATAGCCAAATCAAGTTGAGTTGGTTTGAGTTTGAGTCGGTATGAGTTTTATCAAGCCAAATTTGGTtgaatttgagttaaattaaTAGAATCAGGTTTTAGGTCTAAGATCAGAATTACTCGTCTAATTCACGACATTTGAGTCTCGACACCCCGAAAAAAAAATGCAGCAGTGACATTTGCCGATGCTAAAACTGGGCGGATTGAAGCGAAAGAAGACAGCATGTAAAGCAAGGCAGGCAAGtactttttatttgtttatttacttTTCCATTCTTTGCAATGTATGTGTTCCTTCCCATCCTACCGTATAATTATTGAATTTTATCGAGGAAATGTCTGTTTCCCATCACCTTTCCAACCTAAGAACTTACACAATCAATCAAGGCATGGAAAGATAATAGACAGTTTGAGTTATCCCTAGTAGTGCAGTGGGGCCTGAGCTCTTCCTTAAATTGGAGTAAGCTTTTTTGATGAGGGGAGCTGGAGGGCACTGATGAGACTGCCGTGACGTCCCTCCTTGTCTTTGGTATCCAATTCCAACATCAGTTGTCCTTTGCACGTTCCCTCGTTCAAGGCATTTTTGTACGCTACCTTAATCCTACTTGAGCCGAACTTTActattcatatttgaatttttatttctaATCTATATGGATTTGACAGATATGCTCTACCAAAACAACATTATCGTTAATTATATTTAACCGAAAATATATTCAATTGTAGTTTTAGTtggttaatttttatattttaacttttatgtAATTTGTTTTTATAATCTGGGCAATTATTATAATTACAAACTTAttcattttctttaaattaaagaagagagaaaaaataTAATTAAGTGAATAGGTGAAGAGGAGGTTGTTTTGTTTTCGCGTGGTAGTTCTGTTGTGGGCTCTAAAATAAGAGGCGATTTAACAAAATCAAATATCTAATGGGTactaaaatttttaatgcaaTACCAATCATTTCTATTGGATCCATACTAATAtttgtaataaaattttaaatgactCAATTCTAAATTTCTATAGCTAGCTGTCTAACTTGCACAATTTTGGTATTTTAATAGAGAAAAGATTGTATGAAACAAGATAATGTTATGTCATCGTATTCATTTCTAATAGTTTTATGTCACATTAGTATTCTTATCTTGTATTTTAAGATTTTAtcttaaattttagtattttaatttttaatttagatttgatttttttaaggataaaatcttaaaatttaagaTAAAATCTGATATGacataaaattattagaaatggATACAgatgtttcatacaatcctttctcatTTTTAATATTACACACACAATCAAAGTTTTGAATTTCACTTAAGCTTTGGTTGCAAATTTTACCCTTACCGTTTTCATGTTTCATTTGTTGGTTTCATTCTCtctttataaaagaaaaaatggtTGATGCTAGATCCCAAGGAAAAAAAACATGAAGGTCCTAAAACTACCGTACtcgtttaaaatttcaaaatttttatactCAAACCTTGAAAAACAATCAATTTGGAACTCCAACAGTCCAAGCTTTTCATTTCTGCCCTTTCTGATTCTATCAGCATTGAGGCTTCATTTTGAAATTTCAACAGTGAGAACCGAAATCAGGGTGAGGAGAAACAGTTGTCAGATTTTCCAATTTTATCTATTGGTCGACCACATAGATCAAATCTACGATAGTTGGGGATTTCGATTTCGATTTCATGACATATGAGGCTTTCTTCACAAGTCTAATCCGAATGAAGAAAATGGCATGTTTTAGTGTGCTGCTTCGCCAGAGAAGACGTTGGCACAGTGGTGACCTGACCACGACCTTGAGAAAGCttaggttttctttttcttcttagaAACAAAAAGGGGGAATGAAATGTAAAACAAAATCACAACTTTTTAAACGGGCCTCGGCTCCGAGCTGGGCTCaattaaaaattttgttcaagcTCGGTATGGATAAAAATGTTGAAACCTAAACCTGATTAGGCCTGtccgtattaattttttatattatttttatataatttttaaatatatataatacattaaaaatactaaaatatcaaaataaatattttctaataaattgaaaataaattttaaacaatatgtatacttaaataacacaaaGACAAATACAACTTAACgagcaaatgtctttaaaataataataaaattaacaaatgcatctaaaataataacaaaattaacaataaaataagttttatataatatcaaaacaataataagcaacataataataaaatggtagcaaaatagggagaaaatagcattaaaaaaaatagtaaattttttttGTCCTTCAATGAATTCAGGCCGGGTTCGGCCCAGGCCAAAAATGTCTTATGTAAGGCCCGACTCATTTTTTaaatgggccttatttttttgtccaaactcattgTTCAAGTCTATATTTTATTCAAATACTCCCATATTTTGGGTCGGGCTAGGTCTAATGAAGAAGACTTACACagatttagtttttcttttttttttcaacattAACAACATCATGTTTAAATTGGGTAAAAAACAACAATCTAAAGTTGAAAAGAGAAATTGATGTCTTTAGATTGTTGATTAAAACAAGTTTGTTGAATTTGAGGTTGTGCTTGAGGGTGGGAAGGATTATGGATATATAGGTAGGGATGAGGTTTTGGAAACCATTAGATTGTTGCTTAAAACAAGTTTGTTGCATTTGAGGTTGTGCTTAAGGGTGGGAAGGATTATGGATATATAGGTAGGGATGAGGTCTTGGAAACCAGTAGGTGGAAACTCATGTCAATAGCTTTACAACCAAATCACGATGATGAAGGATATGGAATCGAAGAGTTTAAAGTAAGTTATTAGTGTTGGTGGCTGTGGGCGAAGGCGGTTGCCTAGCACTTGCCAAATTTGACGAGGACTATGGAGTAAGgccaaacatataataaaatttatttttacaaattttttaaaaattggagaagtttgaatttaatttaaatcTTATGTAGATTTTTAaaagtattattttaataaataaatttcatgtcgaaaaaagagaaaaatggaaattcatttatttataattttgaatgtatTTTTATAAGATCTTATATACTTCTAtcgaaaaatgaaatttcaaatatttttatttttaatttaattttgaatttgtaAGAAGTAAAACTAatttgatagaatgtgtaaagtTAATAGCTAATTTTGTtggatttttaaaaaattagaactaaattgataaAGCCCTTAAacatttgaggatgaaatttgttaTTATGCCAATAAAAAAGCTATCGgtgagtgactaaaataaaaattttaaatatagataATTAAAATAGAAACACGTTAATATTTGGGTGacttttttatagtttaccctaaaatATTGTTTCCCTAAAAGATTTTGGTTAAAATAGTTATAAGTTCagaatttagaatttagttcttatattataatttataaaaatttaattgtcTATTTTTCAAACTTCAAAATTCGTGTCTAATTGTTAAAGTTATTTTGTAAAGTTTAAGTtcattacaatgtcattttttaattacattactacaaagtgaattttattttaaaatgtcacactaacaaatttaacaatattaacaattagacctcaattttgaaatttaaaaagtaaatggactaatttcttaaaaataaaagtatatgaactaaattctaaatttgtgaaTAGTACAAAGAATTATAGTATAATTTAACcaatttttctctttttcttataTAAAACCcaacattttaaaaaattaatggtCAAATCTATCAAATCATTGACTTTTATTTGATTGATTCGATTATGTTTCAAcaataaatattaaactaaaccttatttgataatatattttgatataacaaattaaagtgtTTTTGTGTAAAAGTTAAGTTAAACAAATTgagaaaattaaattgaaatggttTTAATTGAATCAAACATTTTCAATTATGTTTTAACTGTTTTCAAACAAGTTAGTATTGCTTCAGaataaaaagtatcgatactacTTTTTGTCCAAGTATCGATAGTTTTGAAGATATCAATACTTATTTCAAAATCGATATCAAATTAATATTatgttttcaatttttacaaAAAGTAGCGATACTTTTTACCAAATATTGGTAAATTGCAtttagtattgttgtaaattaGATTTAATGGTCACAGAATCAAGCATTAAATATTAATGATATGTTATTTTCATCCTAATAACTCTATTCACTCGGTTAGAAATTCATGGGTTTAGCAACAATAAGAGACATGCGGAAGACGGGGATAGGGAATTCAAAAGCTGACCCAAAAAACATATGAAGATGTGGGTGAAAAAACAATATTGTTTAAAAGATGAGATTAGAATACATTTATAAAAACTTGATAAAAGAGGGTAAAATGAAAGATTCTAAAATAATTTGTGTATAAATTGcatccctctctctctctctctctctctctctctctctctctcttcatGTCTGAAAagaagtgaataaattattactAATAAAACAGAGTGTCATGAATGTGAAGACGAAGGAAAACCTCTCCCTTCTCTTCCCTCTTAAACCCATACCTTCCTTCTTTCTTCTTCACTGAATATCAATGGCCAAGTTTCACCGCAACGACGTCGGATCCGTCGTCCTCGGTTGCCCTTCCCCCACCACCTCCGTCAACCACTTCAGACTATGTACAGCCTTCTCCGCCACCTCATTCCGTAGAAAAATCTTCGACGCCATGAGCTGCGGCTCCAGTTCTCGCCACCGTCATCAGCTCATGCAGGAAATGATCTACGAAGCCGTCCGCCCTCCTCCTCCTCCTTCCCCTCCCACCAGCACCACCACAATACGTTCAGTATTAAAAGAGTCCAACGAACCCATAAAAACAAAAAGGCCTGTGAAAAACTCCATCAACAATGGCAAACGAGACAAGCTAGCCGATCTCTTGAACTTAGAGGAAGCGGAAAGTGATGCTGAGACTACGAAAAAAGTGCAAGCTTTGGAGGGGTTGAAGCGCTTGGTTAAGGAATTGCAAAtggaaaaagaagaaaacaagAGAGCAGCTGCCAGTAGAGTGAGGTTGCTCACTAAAGATGACCCAGAAAGCAGAGTAACTTTAGCCATCCTAGGAACTATCCCCCCATTGATTGCAATGCTTGATTTTGAGGATTCTAATTCACAGATCGCTGCTCTCTATGCCTTGCTTAATCTAGGAATTGGAAATGACCAGTGAGTTCCCCAAAATTTCccattttttaaaaacaaattcatctctcttttttttcttttttctttttttttttgtgtgtgtgtcaAAAACTGGGTTTATGTTTGTTTATATTAATGTATAGCTATTGTTTGAAAACCTCTTTTTCAGGAACAAAGCAGCCATTGTTAAAGCAGGGGCAGTGCATAAGATGCTAAAGCTTATAAAGTCCCCTAATGAGCCAAGCCAAGCAGTTTCAGACGCCATAGTAGCAAATTTCCTCGGCTTGAGTGCCTTGGATTCAAATAAGCCTATCATTGGATCTTCGGGGGCTATCCCTTTCTTGGTGAAAACCCTTAAGATATTGGATAAGCAAAGTGGGTGTCAAGCAAGGCATGATGCTCTTAGAGCGCTTTACAATCTATCCATCTCCCCATCAAACATTTCCTTCATTATGGTGTCTGATTTGATATCCTTTTTAGTGAATGCCTTGGGGGACATGGATGTTAGTGAAAGGATTCTTTCGATATTGAGCAATGTAGTGTCCACTCCAGAAGGTAGAAAAGGGATTAGCATTGCCCCAGAAGCATTCCCAATTTTGGTTGATGTGTTGAATTGGACTGATTCCCCAGGTTGTCAAGAGAAAGCATCATACATTCTCATGGTGATGGCACATAAGGCTTATAGAGACAGGCAAGCCATGATTGAAGCAGGCATCGTTTCACCACTGCTTGAATTGACACTTTTAGGTAGCATGTTAGCACAAAAGAGAGCTTCTAGGATTTTGGAGGTATTGAGAGTGGATAAAGGGAAGCAAGTTTCGGTTAACTTAGGCGGGAATACAAGTGCAGCAGTGTCTGCTCCAATTTACGGGTCTTCGGCAAATCAATACGGAAAAGATTGCTTGGTGGAAGAAGGGATGATGAGTGAGGAGAAGAAAGCTGTTAACCTATTGGTCCAACAAAGTTTGCAGAACAATATGAAGAGAATTGTGAATAGAGCCAATTTGCCTCAAGATTTTGTTCCATCAGAACATCTCAAGTCCCTCACAGCTAGCTCAACTTCAAAGAGCTTACCCTTTTGATCCAAAAATGGAGTTACCCATGCCGATGTCCATCCAATGTAGGAGGAGAGAGCTGTTAGTTACTTTTGTAGCTGTTGTCAGTGTATGATATATAGCCGTTGTCAATATTCCATCATTGTACTTTCATAATCAACCTTTTGTAGAAAATTGCTGCTTCATTTGACATTTTGGTGTGTGGTTGATTACCCCATTTTGCCTTCTTTTCATTTTGGCTCAGTTCAATGCTTCAAATTCATCCATGCCTTATCTGCTGCATTTCTAACCATACTAAAAGAGTAGTGACCAACAATGTATTCATGAATGGTTTTTATTTTACGGTTCAGGAATGTCTCTCTTAATAATGTTGCCAATAATGTCGCCCCTTAAAGCCTATTAGATTTAATGTTATCTCCATCTCGGTCCCTATCTGCCTACAATCAAGGGGTCACTTGCATTTAAACCCCAAAGGTACTCTTTTGTCCAATGTCTTATTGCCTACTACTACCattccatttatttatttattttccatcaCTAGCAGCTGTCAAGAAAACAAGTGTGGGTCATTTACATCTTCATACAGAAATTCACAGCAATTCCCCATCCGAGAATCTCTTTCCCCCACTTACTAAACATttcttattttgaaatttttaatccAACTTCTGATCATTTCATTGACAATCTCTGGATTTACAGAGTGGAATTTGCTTTTGTAGTGGGAACGTGTGGACTTGTTAAAAACCCTTTTCTTTATTACTTTAAACTATTGTATTATTTAATCTTTTTTCTTCATTGAGCTTGTTTACTGAGCTATACATGCATATTATATTACATTATATTATTTAACTACAAATATATAATTCAAATTACAGATTAAGAGGAGGGTTTAAGAAGCAAATTGCCAAATGGTGACAAAAGGAAGAAGAATCTGAGTCTGCTCACTGTTGACTCTTGCTTTGGTGTATTTAAGCCTTTTCTAAATGATGATGTGATTTCACGTGGTCACAAAGCTGAAATATTCCAATATTAATGATATATACGTATAAGAGTTGGGTATTCATATTTAGGGTTTGTAATGATTGATGACACTACAAGCTATTCTTCTAGGTAGATTTCATCAGAGATtgggaattttttttattttatggtcaGGGATTATGGATTTTAGCCTGTTAGGTGGGAGATTCATTACTACATTAACAGCAAATTAAAAACTATATAGATGAGTTATTCTTTTGCAGTGCAACCATGCCAGCTTTTTCTCTAAAACGTAACGGTAAGAATTAAGAAACAATGATAGATGGTGAGAGAGTAAGTGAGCCATGGGgctgtgtgtgtgttttttttccCAAAACTCTCCCAATTCGGATCGAACTTTTTTCGTTACAAAATTTGAACTAAAACTTTTATTGACTAAgatttagtaaatatatatacagGTTGTGGGGAGGTTGTTGGGTAGAAATGCCATAAAaaaatggttttatttttttttatgaatttgctTGATAGCCATAAAAGCACCCAACAATGCAAAATGAATGAAATAAAATAGTTGATTATCCACCGACTCCAAGATGAACCCCACCACCTACAAGCCCTTCACCATTGCAGTTCCTTCTCACTTTACTAGTTATACTATAATCCCACTTACTGCCCCTTTTGCTTCCTCAACTCTCGAGCAATGCTTGCTAGTTATAGTATAATCCCACTTATAGTATGAAATTAGGTGTGGAAATTGCGATTATTTGtcactttaattttttttgtccttttgcctttgtataattttttttaagtctCACAAATTAGATTGATTTTAAtatttctatttttctattttaatatttaaatctaataattaaatttattttgattactaAACTTGATAAATATAATAGTTGGATGACGTGGCATTTTAATATTGTACCATGTccatatttgaaaataaaaattttggtaatGATGCAATATAATCTCAATGTACTATGTCATTAAATATGGATGGAATCTAAATTTAGAGACTAAAATAAACTTAATTGACATATTTAAgtattaaaatagaaaaataaaatacaaatacTAAAATAAACCTAATTACTAAGTTGAAGAACTAAAGGCTATTGGATTAAATTGGGCCATCCACTATTTCTATGAACAATACATATGTGTAGGGCATTAGCATGGTTGTAAAAATCTGATAGCATCAACAGATAAAAGATTGGTTGATCGCGTTAAAACCATTTATATTAAGTAAAATGGTTAAAAAATCGTTTGAATAGATTTAAGTtactgtaaatatttaataatctaGAAAATAAtgcttatatttatattattaattatttgtgtgtgttttttcttatttcttgttttatattttatatgattttttagaattttctgagttttttatttttgtaacagATTAACAATtgtttcaatcaatttaaatacTGGTGATCTAATTCAGAGGACAAgccaaaagttttttttttttttgagataaaATCCATTTAAAGAGGAGATGTAGTACACTTATCAGAAATCTATACTAAACAGTTGTCCTAACAGCTGTCATGAAAGTATTGGTAACCGAGGCGGTGCCTCGGGTTttcctaaaaaaattaaaagaaaaaggaaaattaaagGCCACGGATAAAATCCTAAGCAAGCAAAACCTAAAAGAAAAAACTAAAGAAACATAAACATAAATTCTATCGTCTTTCAAAAAACACATTTCCTCTTCTTTGCATCTTTAGACATTTTAATAGTGTATACTGGCTACTCCTTTCCAGCAATGTAGATGATCCCATTGAAGCGCCATACCAGATATCTCCTAAATCTGAGTTCATCagagagaagaaaagacattCATTTTGGCAATACAGCTCCGGACTTAGACAGAAATGACCTTTTTCTACCGATTCAAAAATCTTCTTTGGTCATTGATGATTGTGAGTTCAACCTTCATCGGTACCTCTTCGATCCAATAGGACGGGCTAGTCAAATTGTACCTTCGAGTTGCAAGGGTGTGCGCTGCTTCATTTGTCTTTCGAGGGGTAAACTCAAAAGATAAGTTACCGAAACTGAATCTTTTGCTTTGGATTTCATTAATAATGTTGTCAATCGTCGATCTATCCGCTGATTCTGATTTAAGCTTTTTAATGACTGTAAGAGCATCACCTTCTACAACCAAATCTCGAAAACTTATTTCTTTCCCAAATATGATGGCTTGAAGACACGCCTTTGCTTCTGTTGTGGTCGGATCCCATATTATTCCTAACGTGTAAGTACATGTTCTCATTACAAGACCATAATTTCTTATAATGATTCCCGTTGTTGCTGTCATGTCTTATTGTGAAAATGATGCGTCAAAATTGGCTTTAACTGGTTCTGCTTTGGG harbors:
- the LOC108484241 gene encoding U-box domain-containing protein 45-like, with the protein product MAKFHRNDVGSVVLGCPSPTTSVNHFRLCTAFSATSFRRKIFDAMSCGSSSRHRHQLMQEMIYEAVRPPPPPSPPTSTTTIRSVLKESNEPIKTKRPVKNSINNGKRDKLADLLNLEEAESDAETTKKVQALEGLKRLVKELQMEKEENKRAAASRVRLLTKDDPESRVTLAILGTIPPLIAMLDFEDSNSQIAALYALLNLGIGNDQNKAAIVKAGAVHKMLKLIKSPNEPSQAVSDAIVANFLGLSALDSNKPIIGSSGAIPFLVKTLKILDKQSGCQARHDALRALYNLSISPSNISFIMVSDLISFLVNALGDMDVSERILSILSNVVSTPEGRKGISIAPEAFPILVDVLNWTDSPGCQEKASYILMVMAHKAYRDRQAMIEAGIVSPLLELTLLGSMLAQKRASRILEVLRVDKGKQVSVNLGGNTSAAVSAPIYGSSANQYGKDCLVEEGMMSEEKKAVNLLVQQSLQNNMKRIVNRANLPQDFVPSEHLKSLTASSTSKSLPF